One Paraburkholderia aromaticivorans genomic region harbors:
- a CDS encoding COX15/CtaA family protein, producing the protein MFVLQLALIGLCIALLPLSYVWVKADDNKFRKLVWLTTFLTLDLVMFGGFTRLTDSGLGCPDWPGCYGTSSPFIAHAAITAAHQAMPTGPVSMTKAWIEMIHRYFAMAIGVLIIAQTVIAWTARIKRRPLRVSPWWPTSLLLLILVQGAFGAWTVTMKLQPIIVTTHLLLGLALLGTLGWLAARQTPLPAYEPEAARWRAAAIAGLLLLIAQIALGGWVSTNYAVLACTDFPTCNGQWVPPMDFAHGFHLWRALGMTGDGDMITQDALVAIHWTHRTFALVVVAYLVWFALKLRHFESLRRPANGVLLVMLIQFITGLSNIVLQWPLPIAIAHNGGAAILLLLLVMLNFRIAYSRPGRAVLSARDAAPA; encoded by the coding sequence ATGTTCGTACTGCAACTGGCCCTGATCGGCTTGTGTATCGCCTTGTTGCCGCTGTCCTACGTATGGGTCAAGGCCGACGACAACAAATTCCGCAAGCTGGTCTGGCTCACCACCTTCCTCACGCTCGATCTGGTGATGTTCGGCGGCTTCACGCGGCTCACCGATTCCGGGCTCGGCTGCCCGGACTGGCCGGGCTGTTACGGCACCTCGTCGCCGTTCATCGCGCATGCGGCGATCACGGCTGCGCATCAGGCGATGCCCACCGGACCGGTCAGCATGACGAAGGCCTGGATCGAAATGATCCACCGTTACTTCGCGATGGCGATCGGCGTGCTGATCATCGCGCAGACCGTCATCGCGTGGACGGCGCGCATCAAGCGGCGTCCGCTGCGTGTGTCGCCGTGGTGGCCGACCTCGCTGTTGCTGCTGATTCTGGTGCAAGGCGCGTTCGGCGCCTGGACCGTGACGATGAAATTGCAACCGATCATCGTGACCACGCACTTGCTGCTGGGCCTCGCGCTGCTGGGCACGCTCGGCTGGCTGGCCGCGCGGCAAACGCCGTTGCCGGCGTACGAGCCTGAAGCCGCGCGCTGGCGCGCGGCGGCAATCGCGGGTCTGCTGCTGCTGATCGCGCAGATCGCCTTGGGCGGCTGGGTCAGCACGAACTACGCGGTGCTCGCGTGCACCGATTTCCCGACCTGCAACGGCCAATGGGTTCCGCCGATGGACTTCGCGCACGGCTTCCACTTGTGGCGCGCGCTCGGCATGACGGGCGATGGCGACATGATCACGCAAGATGCGCTGGTGGCGATCCACTGGACACACCGCACCTTCGCCCTCGTCGTGGTCGCCTATCTGGTTTGGTTCGCACTGAAATTGCGCCACTTCGAGTCATTGCGGCGACCGGCAAACGGCGTGCTGCTGGTGATGCTGATCCAGTTCATCACCGGGCTGTCGAACATCGTTCTGCAATGGCCGTTGCCCATTGCGATCGCGCATAACGGTGGGGCCGCGATCCTGCTGCTTCTGCTCGTTATGTTAAACTTTCGGATCGCTTATAGCCGTCCCGGCCGCGCCGTGCTCTCTGCGCGCGATGCCGCGCCAGCGTGA
- a CDS encoding methyl-accepting chemotaxis protein, which yields MSRMSLNRKLWLSLALVWLGLLGVGLWSAVETRSTMLAERKAGMVNLVDAAQGIVNGYYALSQSGKLSEADAQREALARLATMRYGESGYLFVMDSKPVVLMHPTLPQMTGKPVGDFKDPDGKLLYVAIVDAAKASGRGFAEYRGRLPHSETAVPKISYVVRFAPWDWNITSGVFIKDIDTVYYETLLGHLAVVLVIGAIISLAMLLIIRNVRASLGGEPDQAARLAASIAQGDLTQVVDVRPQDKTSMMAAMHDMQNRLQRTIGEIRRSAESIASATQQIAAGNGDLSQRTEQQAASLQETAASMEELTATVKQNADNARQASGLAHNASEIATRGNDVVSRVIGTMGEINDSSRQIADIIGVIEGIAFQTNILALNAAVEAARAGEQGRGFAVVAGEVRSLAQRSGTAAKEIKQLISASVERVHNGSTLVQQAGTTMGEILQAVQRVTDIMGEIAAASEEQSSGIAQVGRAVTHMDEVTQQNAALVEQAAAAAASLQNQAGRLRETVSAFRVNGAEGGAPGSAVVAARRVTATVATAAAPQAAATAAATTAAREIGAASHSASASPRAETKLSAPARTSAASASTSTRVSASSAHVASAKPAATNAPRASAEAVRATPPDDDWTTF from the coding sequence ATGAGCAGGATGAGTTTGAATCGCAAACTATGGCTGTCGCTCGCGCTCGTCTGGCTGGGGCTGCTGGGCGTCGGGCTGTGGAGTGCGGTCGAAACGCGCAGCACGATGCTGGCCGAGCGCAAGGCGGGCATGGTGAATCTGGTCGATGCCGCGCAAGGTATCGTGAACGGTTATTACGCGCTCTCGCAGAGCGGCAAGCTGAGCGAGGCCGACGCGCAGCGCGAAGCGCTCGCCCGTCTCGCGACCATGCGCTATGGCGAATCCGGCTACCTGTTCGTGATGGATTCGAAGCCCGTCGTGCTGATGCATCCCACGCTGCCGCAAATGACCGGCAAGCCGGTCGGCGACTTCAAGGACCCGGACGGCAAGCTTCTGTACGTGGCAATCGTCGACGCGGCCAAGGCAAGCGGCCGCGGCTTCGCGGAGTATCGCGGACGCCTGCCGCACAGCGAAACGGCCGTGCCGAAAATCAGCTACGTGGTGCGTTTTGCGCCATGGGACTGGAACATCACGAGCGGCGTGTTCATCAAGGACATCGATACGGTCTACTACGAGACGCTGCTCGGCCACCTGGCCGTGGTGCTGGTCATCGGCGCGATCATCTCGCTGGCGATGCTGCTGATCATCCGCAACGTGCGCGCGAGCCTTGGTGGCGAGCCTGATCAGGCGGCGCGGCTCGCGGCGAGTATCGCGCAGGGCGATCTGACACAAGTGGTCGACGTTCGTCCGCAGGACAAGACCAGCATGATGGCGGCCATGCATGACATGCAGAACCGCTTGCAGCGGACCATCGGCGAGATTCGTCGCTCGGCGGAATCCATTGCGTCGGCGACGCAGCAGATCGCGGCCGGCAACGGCGATCTGTCGCAGCGCACCGAGCAGCAGGCGGCTTCGCTGCAGGAGACCGCCGCGAGCATGGAAGAGCTCACCGCAACGGTCAAGCAGAACGCCGACAACGCGCGGCAAGCGAGCGGACTCGCGCATAACGCGTCCGAAATCGCGACGCGCGGCAACGACGTGGTGAGCCGCGTGATCGGCACGATGGGCGAGATCAACGACAGCTCGCGGCAGATCGCGGACATCATCGGCGTGATCGAAGGTATCGCGTTTCAGACCAACATTCTTGCGTTGAACGCCGCTGTGGAAGCCGCGCGCGCCGGTGAGCAGGGCCGCGGTTTCGCGGTCGTCGCGGGCGAGGTGCGCAGCCTCGCGCAGCGCTCGGGAACGGCGGCCAAGGAGATCAAGCAGTTGATCAGCGCGTCGGTCGAACGCGTGCACAACGGTTCGACACTGGTCCAGCAGGCCGGCACGACGATGGGCGAGATTCTCCAGGCCGTACAGCGCGTGACCGACATCATGGGCGAGATCGCGGCGGCATCCGAAGAGCAGAGCAGCGGCATTGCCCAGGTCGGCCGTGCCGTCACGCATATGGACGAAGTGACGCAGCAGAACGCGGCGCTGGTCGAGCAGGCTGCGGCCGCGGCGGCTTCGTTGCAGAATCAGGCGGGGCGTTTGCGCGAGACGGTGAGTGCGTTTCGCGTGAACGGTGCCGAAGGTGGCGCGCCTGGTTCGGCGGTGGTCGCGGCGCGGAGAGTGACGGCGACGGTGGCGACGGCTGCGGCGCCGCAAGCAGCCGCAACGGCGGCAGCAACGACAGCAGCGCGCGAAATCGGCGCGGCGTCGCACTCTGCGTCGGCATCGCCGCGCGCGGAGACGAAGCTGTCGGCGCCCGCCAGGACGTCCGCCGCGTCGGCCTCGACATCGACACGAGTTTCGGCATCGTCCGCGCATGTCGCGAGCGCCAAGCCTGCCGCCACGAACGCGCCGCGCGCATCAGCCGAGGCAGTAAGAGCCACCCCGCCAGACGACGATTGGACCACCTTCTGA
- a CDS encoding SCO family protein, protein MLNNRFARTARAAVIACALGGALLVAGCGKQPPAFQNLDITGNTQFGSDFSLPDTAGHVRTLADYKGKVVVLFFGYTHCPDVCPTTMAELSQALQQLGPEDAKRVQVLFVTVDPERDTPALLAQYVPAFNPTFVGLRPADQAQLTKITKDFRVYYAKVPGKTPDSYTMDHTAASYVFDTDGKLRLFARDGQGATPWVHDIKLLLD, encoded by the coding sequence ATGCTCAATAACCGCTTCGCGCGCACGGCGCGTGCTGCTGTGATCGCTTGCGCGCTCGGTGGCGCCTTGCTGGTCGCAGGCTGCGGCAAGCAGCCGCCCGCGTTCCAGAATCTCGACATCACCGGCAATACCCAGTTCGGGAGCGACTTCTCGCTGCCGGACACGGCCGGCCATGTCCGCACCTTGGCGGACTACAAAGGCAAGGTGGTGGTGCTGTTCTTCGGCTACACACATTGCCCGGACGTTTGCCCGACCACGATGGCCGAGCTCTCGCAAGCGTTGCAGCAACTCGGCCCGGAAGACGCGAAGCGTGTGCAGGTGCTGTTCGTCACCGTCGATCCCGAGCGCGATACGCCGGCCTTGCTCGCGCAATACGTGCCGGCGTTCAACCCGACGTTCGTCGGCTTGCGCCCGGCCGATCAGGCGCAACTCACCAAGATCACGAAGGACTTCCGCGTCTACTACGCGAAGGTGCCGGGCAAGACGCCTGACAGCTACACGATGGATCACACGGCAGCGAGCTATGTGTTCGATACGGACGGCAAGCTGCGTCTGTTCGCGCGTGACGGCCAAGGCGCGACGCCGTGGGTGCACGACATCAAGCTGCTGCTCGACTGA
- a CDS encoding YciI family protein: MYVIDLIYTAPLERVDDALEAHRAFLTRQFEAGVFVAAGPKVPRDGGIILATRIERDKLDEILASDPFAQQKLARYEVTEFKVTRLAPGLNLPILA, translated from the coding sequence ATGTACGTCATCGACCTTATCTACACCGCACCGCTGGAACGCGTTGACGACGCGCTGGAAGCGCACCGCGCGTTTCTGACGCGACAATTCGAAGCAGGCGTGTTCGTCGCGGCCGGACCGAAAGTGCCGCGCGACGGCGGCATCATTCTGGCGACGCGCATCGAGCGCGATAAGCTGGACGAGATTCTCGCCAGCGACCCGTTCGCGCAGCAGAAGCTCGCGCGTTACGAGGTGACGGAATTCAAGGTGACGCGGCTCGCGCCGGGGTTGAATCTGCCGATTCTGGCTTGA
- the cyoE gene encoding heme o synthase, with the protein MDSTTLSQTPGSRVSQYIALTKPRVTQLAVFCAVIGMFLSTPGMVQWTPLIGGTVGIWLLAGAAFAINCLVEQKIDAKMRRTSWRPSARGEITSAQILLFSAVLGGLGMWTLYTFANPLTMWLTLATFVGYAVIYTLLLKPATPQNIVIGGASGAMPPALGWAAVTGHVPGDAWILVLIIFVWTPPHFWALALYRRKDYENAGLPMLPNTHGEKYTRLHILLYTVILFAVTMMPFISGMSGVVYLAAAVLLGAVFLAYAWKIYREYSDDLARKTFRYSIVYLSLLFAALLIDHYARVLIGA; encoded by the coding sequence ATGGACAGCACAACACTCTCCCAAACGCCCGGTAGCCGGGTCTCCCAGTACATCGCCCTGACGAAGCCGCGCGTCACGCAACTCGCCGTGTTCTGCGCCGTCATCGGCATGTTCCTGTCGACGCCCGGCATGGTGCAGTGGACTCCGCTGATCGGCGGCACCGTCGGCATCTGGTTGCTGGCCGGCGCGGCGTTCGCCATCAATTGCCTCGTCGAGCAGAAGATCGACGCCAAGATGCGCCGCACTTCGTGGCGGCCGTCCGCGCGGGGCGAAATCACCAGCGCGCAAATTCTGCTGTTTTCAGCTGTGCTCGGCGGCCTCGGCATGTGGACGCTCTACACGTTCGCCAATCCGCTCACCATGTGGCTCACGCTGGCCACGTTCGTCGGTTATGCCGTCATCTATACGCTGCTGCTCAAGCCTGCCACGCCGCAGAACATCGTGATCGGCGGCGCCTCGGGCGCCATGCCGCCGGCGCTCGGCTGGGCCGCGGTCACCGGCCACGTGCCGGGCGACGCCTGGATCCTGGTGCTGATCATCTTCGTATGGACGCCGCCGCATTTCTGGGCGCTCGCGCTGTATCGCCGCAAAGACTACGAAAACGCCGGCTTGCCGATGCTGCCGAACACGCACGGCGAGAAGTACACGCGCCTGCATATTCTGCTGTACACGGTGATCCTGTTCGCGGTCACCATGATGCCCTTCATCTCCGGCATGAGCGGCGTGGTGTATCTCGCGGCGGCCGTGCTGCTGGGTGCCGTGTTCCTTGCCTATGCGTGGAAGATCTATCGCGAGTACTCGGACGATCTGGCGCGCAAGACCTTCCGTTATTCGATCGTCTATCTCTCGCTGCTGTTCGCCGCGCTGCTGATCGACCACTATGCGCGCGTCCTGATCGGCGCGTAA
- a CDS encoding cytochrome C oxidase subunit I, with translation MSTQSPRSPQAGKPAAPKVMPGQPNGKGSWERGRWILLLLAIICAAPIAVSYFTYYVIKPSGGSTSYGALVEPQRPIPDSLVVTGEDGKPVKLATLRGRWLLISVDNSACDKACVTKLYFMRQIRTAQGPERERVVEVWLRTDAGNVADVIQKAYPDTNMMIVDPAQVSAWLPADNGTQVTDHIYMVDPNGNLMMRFPKDPNPSKIKSDVTKLLKWSSIG, from the coding sequence GTGTCGACGCAATCTCCCCGTTCGCCGCAAGCCGGCAAACCCGCAGCGCCTAAAGTCATGCCCGGCCAACCCAACGGTAAGGGTTCGTGGGAGCGCGGCCGCTGGATTCTGCTGCTGCTGGCGATCATCTGCGCCGCGCCAATCGCCGTGTCGTATTTCACGTACTACGTGATCAAGCCGTCCGGCGGCAGCACGAGCTACGGCGCTCTGGTCGAGCCGCAACGCCCGATCCCCGACTCGCTCGTCGTCACGGGCGAGGATGGCAAGCCCGTCAAGCTCGCTACGCTGCGCGGCCGCTGGTTGCTGATTTCGGTCGACAACAGCGCGTGCGACAAAGCGTGCGTCACCAAGCTCTACTTCATGCGACAAATCCGCACAGCCCAAGGCCCGGAACGCGAGCGCGTCGTGGAAGTGTGGCTCCGCACCGATGCGGGCAACGTCGCCGACGTGATACAAAAGGCGTATCCCGACACCAACATGATGATCGTTGATCCCGCGCAGGTCTCGGCATGGCTGCCCGCGGATAATGGCACCCAGGTCACCGACCACATCTATATGGTCGATCCGAACGGCAATCTGATGATGCGTTTCCCGAAAGATCCGAACCCCAGCAAGATCAAGAGTGACGTGACCAAGCTGCTCAAATGGTCGAGCATCGGTTGA